From the genome of Deltaproteobacteria bacterium:
AATAGTTTGCCATAATTACAATCAGCTGTAAATTTAGCAATTGTGTTTAGGTATAATTTTCGAGTATCCATTTGATATTGTTAATTCAGATTGCTATATTACCGCAATCACCGCCGCTCCAATACTCGGAAAAATAATTTTTTCTTATTCTAATAAGAATCGGGATTATAATTACCACAGGAATAGTTATGGTACAGAAAAGAGATTCGAGAAGAATCCCATATAGAAAAAGAATCAAGCTGGGTAAAACGCAGCCCACATTGCTGGCATATACGTCAGATTTTTCCGACCACGGTCTTAAAATTGAGTCACGTAACATTTACCCGCCAGGGACGCGTATAGTAATAAGCATCCCGGACGAGACCGGATCGGGAGAAGAGGAAAACTCGGAGATAATAGTCGAGGGTGTTGTAAGGTGGTCAAAACACAGACTCGGCAACATGCCCGGTAAAATGGGCATAAAGCTGATTAAAGGAACGGAT
Proteins encoded in this window:
- a CDS encoding PilZ domain-containing protein, with the protein product MVQKRDSRRIPYRKRIKLGKTQPTLLAYTSDFSDHGLKIESRNIYPPGTRIVISIPDETGSGEEENSEIIVEGVVRWSKHRLGNMPGKMGIKLIKGTDNRLQEIYKEKVGRLNKT